The Mycolicibacterium smegmatis genome has a window encoding:
- a CDS encoding GntR family transcriptional regulator: MTSYLEPLEQQSTPSLIADKLRQAIGAREFKPGQQLSEAALAQKLGVSRGPLREGMQRLTQEGLLVSIRHRGLFVIEMTPDEVCDMYLAREAIERAAAAKILRGDHVAAGDALLEIVEQMTKARTPAENSEVDIRFHIRLVELSDSPRLSRMHQTFITETQMCIHALDESYSVSDFRSEEHRAIAAAIKAGDRELTDELLIAHMDDALNRLIPPDGNGNGDGSGKGKGKRKGNSDGGGKG, translated from the coding sequence ATGACGAGCTATCTCGAGCCGCTCGAGCAGCAGTCGACGCCGAGCCTGATCGCCGACAAGCTGCGGCAGGCGATCGGTGCCCGCGAGTTCAAGCCTGGCCAACAGCTCAGTGAGGCCGCACTGGCACAGAAACTCGGCGTGAGCCGCGGACCGCTGCGTGAGGGCATGCAGCGGCTCACGCAGGAGGGGCTGCTGGTGTCGATCCGTCACCGCGGCCTGTTCGTCATCGAGATGACGCCCGACGAGGTGTGCGACATGTACCTGGCCCGCGAGGCCATCGAGCGCGCGGCGGCCGCCAAGATCCTGCGCGGTGACCACGTCGCGGCGGGCGACGCGCTGCTGGAGATCGTCGAGCAGATGACGAAGGCGCGTACCCCGGCCGAGAACAGCGAGGTGGACATCAGATTCCACATCCGCCTGGTGGAACTGTCCGACAGCCCGCGCCTCAGCCGCATGCACCAGACGTTCATCACCGAGACCCAGATGTGCATCCACGCACTCGACGAGTCCTACTCGGTCTCGGACTTCCGCAGCGAGGAGCACCGCGCCATCGCCGCCGCGATCAAGGCCGGTGACCGCGAGCTCACCGACGAACTGCTGATCGCCCACATGGACGACGCGCTCAACCGGCTGATCCCGCCGGATGGCAACGGCAACGGCGACGGCAGTGGCAAGGGAAAGGGCAAGCGCAAGGGCAACAGTGATGGCGGCGGCAAGGGGTGA
- a CDS encoding maleate cis-trans isomerase family protein has product MEQTGIGVVVPYDFALDRELWRWVPEHISLHLTRTPHVPLSVTMEMAIYVSNPNLLAQASASLHAVAPVVTAYACTSGSFVSGVTGETEIVAAMTQAGAPAALTTSGALLTALRHLDVSSIAAVTPYTADLTSGLVSFLGEAGIGVTAAAGLDLTTQIWTVPYEVTAELVRSIDRPDAEAIFISCTNLPTYDVIAKLEEELGKPVLSANQVTIWSALRAAGHKAVGPGQRLLAS; this is encoded by the coding sequence TTGGAACAAACCGGAATCGGCGTCGTCGTGCCGTACGACTTCGCGCTTGACCGGGAACTTTGGCGCTGGGTGCCAGAACACATCAGCTTGCATCTGACCCGCACCCCGCACGTCCCCCTTTCCGTCACCATGGAGATGGCGATCTACGTCTCCAACCCCAACCTCTTGGCCCAGGCATCGGCCAGCCTGCATGCCGTCGCGCCCGTCGTCACCGCGTACGCCTGCACGTCGGGCAGCTTCGTCTCCGGGGTGACCGGGGAGACCGAGATCGTCGCCGCCATGACGCAGGCCGGCGCGCCTGCGGCGCTGACCACCAGTGGCGCCCTGTTGACGGCGTTGCGGCATCTCGACGTCTCCTCGATCGCGGCGGTCACGCCCTACACCGCAGACCTCACGAGCGGGCTCGTGTCCTTCCTCGGCGAGGCGGGGATCGGTGTCACCGCGGCCGCCGGCCTCGACCTGACCACACAGATCTGGACGGTGCCGTACGAGGTCACCGCCGAGCTCGTGCGCAGCATCGACCGCCCCGACGCCGAGGCCATCTTCATCAGCTGCACCAACCTGCCCACGTACGACGTGATCGCCAAGCTGGAAGAGGAACTCGGCAAGCCCGTCCTCAGTGCCAACCAGGTCACGATCTGGTCGGCGCTGAGAGCCGCAGGGCACAAGGCCGTCGGCCCCGGACAGCGCCTGCTGGCCTCATGA
- a CDS encoding NAD-dependent succinate-semialdehyde dehydrogenase, whose amino-acid sequence MTEHENRVVSGVQKRLFIDGKWVDATDGATFDVLDPATGEVLCAVADASPQDGRAALDAAVAAQPEFAALPPRERADMLTGAFELLHERIDDLALLMTLEMGKPLAEARGEITYAAEFFRHFAAEAVRIDGGYQTAPAGGSRFLIARQPVGPCLLITPWNFPMAMGTRKLGPAIAAGCTSVIKPAHQTPLSMLALMDILSEVGVPAGAVNCVTAMDAGGVMEPLVRSGLARKLSFTGSTKVGRMLLEQCAEKILRTSLELGGNAPLIVFEDADLDEAVEGAILAKMRNMGEACTAANRLFVHSSVIDEFGRRLAERMAEMPVGRGTEDGVRVGPLIDEAALQKVTSLVDDAVKRGATVLTGGSAPSGPGFFYPPTVLSGVPRDAEMVGQEIFGPVAPLTPFDTEEEAVAAANDTEYGLVSYVFTNDLRRALRVAEALETGMVGLNQGIVSNPAAPFGGIKESGLGREGGAVGIDEFLETKYVGIKM is encoded by the coding sequence ATGACGGAGCACGAGAACCGCGTGGTGAGCGGCGTTCAGAAGCGGCTCTTCATCGACGGCAAGTGGGTGGACGCGACAGATGGCGCCACATTCGACGTCCTCGATCCGGCGACCGGCGAGGTGTTGTGCGCGGTCGCCGACGCCTCGCCGCAGGACGGCCGTGCGGCACTCGACGCCGCCGTCGCCGCGCAACCGGAGTTCGCCGCTCTTCCGCCGCGTGAACGCGCCGACATGCTCACCGGGGCGTTCGAACTGCTGCACGAGCGCATCGACGACCTGGCGCTGCTGATGACGCTCGAGATGGGCAAGCCCCTCGCCGAGGCGCGCGGTGAGATCACCTACGCCGCAGAGTTCTTCCGGCACTTCGCCGCCGAGGCGGTCCGTATCGACGGCGGCTACCAGACCGCGCCCGCGGGCGGGTCGCGCTTCTTGATCGCGCGGCAGCCGGTGGGGCCGTGCCTGCTCATCACGCCGTGGAACTTCCCCATGGCGATGGGCACCCGCAAGCTGGGGCCCGCCATCGCGGCCGGGTGCACGAGCGTCATCAAACCCGCCCACCAGACCCCGCTGTCGATGCTGGCGCTCATGGACATCCTCTCGGAGGTCGGCGTGCCCGCCGGCGCCGTCAACTGTGTCACCGCCATGGACGCCGGCGGCGTGATGGAACCTCTCGTCAGGTCCGGTCTGGCGCGCAAGCTCTCGTTCACCGGGTCCACCAAGGTGGGGCGCATGCTGCTGGAGCAGTGCGCCGAGAAGATCCTGCGCACCTCTCTGGAACTCGGCGGCAACGCACCGCTGATCGTGTTCGAGGACGCCGATCTCGACGAGGCCGTCGAGGGCGCGATCCTCGCCAAGATGCGCAACATGGGGGAGGCCTGCACGGCCGCCAACCGGCTGTTCGTGCACTCGTCGGTGATCGACGAGTTCGGCAGGCGCCTCGCCGAGCGCATGGCGGAGATGCCCGTCGGGCGCGGTACCGAGGACGGTGTGCGGGTGGGGCCGCTGATCGACGAGGCCGCACTGCAGAAGGTCACGTCGCTGGTCGACGACGCGGTCAAGCGTGGCGCCACCGTGCTGACCGGTGGCTCGGCGCCGTCGGGTCCCGGGTTCTTCTATCCGCCGACGGTGCTCAGCGGTGTGCCGCGCGACGCGGAGATGGTGGGCCAGGAGATCTTCGGGCCGGTCGCGCCGCTGACGCCGTTCGATACCGAGGAAGAGGCCGTGGCCGCCGCCAACGACACCGAATACGGGCTCGTCTCTTACGTTTTCACCAATGACCTGCGTCGCGCGCTGCGCGTCGCGGAGGCACTCGAAACCGGCATGGTCGGGCTCAACCAGGGCATCGTCTCCAACCCCGCGGCGCCGTTCGGCGGCATCAAGGAATCCGGCCTCGGACGGGAAGGCGGCGCGGTCGGTATCGACGAGTTCCTGGAGACCAAGTACGTCGGTATCAAGATGTGA
- a CDS encoding maleate cis-trans isomerase family protein yields MVTVGLLYPGHSAEDDFPALESRVGGTVRLPVVITSVGEDAHRVDALLDLGRSERLADGAAQLAAEKPDAVMWACTSGSFVFGPEGAREQAAGVAAASGVPASSTSLAFVDAAKHLGIRRVAVAASYPEDVAQHFVEFLRAGGIEVVTMGSHGIITAAEVGTLERDDVIAMVKAADHPEADAVLVPDTAMHTLAIIEDLETAVGKPVLTANQVTIWKGMELLGPVPVLPGLGTLFEGGRQ; encoded by the coding sequence ATGGTCACAGTCGGCCTCCTCTACCCCGGCCACAGCGCCGAAGACGATTTTCCGGCACTGGAGTCTCGAGTAGGCGGAACGGTCCGACTCCCCGTGGTGATCACCTCGGTCGGCGAAGACGCCCACCGGGTCGACGCGCTGCTCGACCTGGGACGCAGCGAACGTCTCGCCGACGGCGCGGCGCAACTCGCAGCCGAGAAGCCCGACGCGGTGATGTGGGCGTGCACGTCGGGCAGTTTCGTGTTCGGTCCTGAGGGCGCCCGCGAGCAGGCGGCCGGAGTCGCGGCCGCGTCCGGTGTGCCCGCGTCGTCGACCTCGCTCGCGTTCGTCGACGCCGCGAAACACCTCGGCATCCGCCGGGTCGCGGTGGCCGCGTCGTATCCCGAGGACGTCGCGCAGCACTTCGTCGAATTCCTGCGGGCGGGCGGCATCGAGGTGGTGACCATGGGCAGCCACGGGATCATCACGGCCGCCGAGGTCGGCACACTGGAGCGCGACGACGTGATCGCGATGGTCAAGGCCGCGGACCACCCTGAGGCCGATGCGGTGCTGGTCCCCGACACCGCGATGCACACCCTGGCGATCATCGAGGATCTGGAGACCGCGGTCGGCAAGCCCGTTCTCACCGCCAACCAGGTGACGATCTGGAAGGGCATGGAACTGCTGGGGCCGGTGCCTGTCCTGCCCGGATTGGGCACCCTGTTCGAAGGGGGCCGGCAATGA
- a CDS encoding FAD-binding and (Fe-S)-binding domain-containing protein has product MITSASYDVRSLARALAAELRGTVGPDTRSRALYAADASNYRAVPDLVVVPADAEDLATAVTLVAAAGAPVTMRGAGTSMAGNAIGGVVIDASRHVNRILDIDAETRTAIVEPGVVLTDLLAAAAPHGLTFGADPSSASRATLGGMIANNACGAHSVAWGTTADNVRSLDILLPDGTRCTVESVGDRAELAARPGREGDLHRRLQSFADRNELVIRRRFGQFTRQISGYALHRLLPENGYDVAGLLCGSEGGFAATLRATVALTPLPAAKVLCVLGFADSVTAAECVPVVLRHEPLTMESINIDLVERLPAEVRTAATEAGLPPGRAWLLVEMGGADRASAAVAAEKMREELRDSGSPATSSLVTEPAAQRVLWRCRTDAAGLATRRADGAEAWGGWEDAAVPPQRLGDYLRGLDDLLGRHGLSGASYGHFGEGCMHMRIDFDLLSSAGLATYREFVEQATDLVVTLGGSVSGEHGDGRARSALLGRMYGDDGVALLAEMKDIWDPGRVMNPGVIVDPPAVNAGIRHDGPAKDRKLLTLFSYADDDHDFAQAQRRCVGIGKCRQHSGGVMCPSYQVTREELHSTRGRARLLWEMLQGDVVADGWRSTEVRDALDLCLSCKGCLSDCPVNVDMATYKAEFTHHHYARRPWARPLSHWSMGWLPLSARIAAKAPRLVNRLARLPLTKRLGGIAPEREVPAFAEQSFTEWFTGRTPVTGGAKGPVLLWPDTFTNYLAPEVGRAAVEVLEAAGYDVVLPDKPVCCGLTWISTGQLSTAKKVLERTLAAVAPQVAAGMPVVGLEPSCLAALRHDAPALLPGNPVVQAVADATHTFAQFLSDWEPPHVGGQALVQTHCHQHAVLGFDAERAMMAAAGIEATVPDSGCCGLAGNFGFERGHYEVSKAAGERVLLPAVRDAAPTTAIVADGFSCRTQIAQGTPRRPVHLAQVIAAALRRG; this is encoded by the coding sequence ATGATAACCTCCGCCTCCTACGACGTGCGCAGTCTGGCCCGAGCCTTGGCAGCCGAACTGCGGGGCACGGTCGGACCCGACACCCGAAGCCGTGCCCTGTATGCCGCCGACGCGTCGAACTATCGCGCCGTGCCCGATCTCGTCGTCGTCCCCGCGGACGCCGAGGACCTCGCGACCGCCGTCACGCTGGTCGCCGCCGCGGGCGCCCCGGTGACCATGCGCGGCGCCGGAACGTCGATGGCGGGCAACGCGATCGGCGGTGTGGTGATCGACGCGTCGCGACACGTCAACCGCATCCTCGACATCGACGCCGAAACCCGCACGGCGATCGTCGAACCGGGCGTGGTGCTCACCGACCTGCTCGCGGCGGCCGCTCCGCACGGGCTCACGTTCGGCGCCGACCCCTCGTCGGCGAGCCGGGCGACCCTCGGCGGGATGATCGCCAACAACGCGTGCGGCGCGCATTCGGTGGCCTGGGGGACCACTGCCGACAATGTGCGGTCGCTGGACATCCTCCTGCCCGACGGGACGCGCTGCACGGTCGAATCCGTCGGCGACCGCGCCGAACTCGCCGCGCGGCCCGGGCGCGAAGGTGACCTGCACCGCCGCCTGCAGAGCTTCGCCGACCGCAACGAACTGGTGATCCGCAGGCGCTTCGGGCAGTTCACCCGGCAGATCTCGGGGTACGCGCTGCACCGGTTGCTGCCGGAGAACGGATACGACGTCGCGGGGTTGTTGTGCGGTAGCGAGGGCGGTTTCGCCGCGACCCTGCGGGCCACGGTCGCGCTGACCCCGCTGCCGGCCGCGAAAGTGTTGTGCGTGCTCGGTTTCGCCGATTCGGTCACCGCGGCCGAGTGTGTCCCGGTGGTGCTGCGGCACGAACCGCTCACGATGGAATCGATCAACATCGACCTCGTCGAACGCCTACCTGCCGAAGTGCGCACGGCCGCAACCGAAGCCGGGCTGCCGCCGGGGCGGGCGTGGCTCCTGGTGGAGATGGGCGGTGCCGACCGCGCGTCGGCGGCCGTGGCGGCCGAGAAAATGCGCGAAGAACTCCGTGACTCGGGGTCGCCTGCCACGTCGTCGCTGGTCACCGAACCGGCCGCGCAGCGCGTGCTGTGGCGGTGCCGCACCGACGCGGCAGGCCTCGCGACCCGCCGGGCCGACGGTGCCGAGGCGTGGGGCGGGTGGGAGGACGCCGCCGTCCCACCGCAGCGCCTCGGTGACTACCTGCGCGGACTCGACGACCTGCTCGGCCGCCACGGACTCTCGGGTGCCTCCTACGGGCACTTCGGCGAGGGCTGCATGCACATGCGCATCGACTTCGACCTGCTCAGCTCGGCCGGACTCGCGACCTACCGTGAGTTCGTCGAACAGGCCACCGATCTGGTGGTGACGCTCGGCGGCTCGGTGTCCGGTGAACACGGCGACGGGCGGGCACGTTCGGCGTTGCTCGGCCGCATGTACGGCGACGACGGTGTGGCGCTGCTGGCCGAGATGAAGGACATCTGGGATCCCGGCCGGGTGATGAATCCCGGCGTCATCGTCGACCCACCCGCGGTCAACGCAGGTATCCGGCACGACGGACCCGCCAAGGACCGCAAGCTGCTCACCTTGTTCAGCTACGCCGACGACGATCACGACTTCGCGCAGGCGCAACGCCGGTGCGTGGGAATCGGTAAGTGCCGTCAGCATTCCGGCGGTGTGATGTGTCCGAGCTATCAGGTCACGCGCGAGGAACTGCATTCGACGCGTGGACGGGCGCGCCTGCTGTGGGAGATGCTGCAGGGCGACGTGGTCGCAGACGGCTGGCGTTCGACCGAGGTGCGTGACGCACTCGATCTGTGCCTGTCGTGCAAGGGCTGCCTGTCCGACTGCCCGGTCAACGTCGACATGGCCACGTACAAGGCGGAATTCACCCACCACCACTACGCGCGGCGCCCGTGGGCCCGCCCGCTGTCGCACTGGTCGATGGGCTGGCTGCCGCTCTCGGCGCGTATCGCGGCCAAGGCACCGCGCCTGGTCAACAGGCTCGCACGGCTCCCGCTGACCAAGCGACTCGGCGGGATCGCGCCGGAACGCGAGGTCCCGGCGTTCGCCGAGCAGTCGTTCACCGAATGGTTCACCGGCCGCACGCCGGTCACCGGTGGCGCGAAGGGGCCCGTCCTGCTGTGGCCCGACACCTTCACCAATTACCTTGCCCCTGAGGTGGGCCGCGCGGCCGTCGAGGTGCTGGAGGCCGCCGGATACGACGTGGTGCTGCCGGACAAGCCGGTGTGCTGCGGGTTGACCTGGATCTCCACCGGCCAGCTGAGCACCGCGAAGAAGGTGCTCGAGCGCACGCTGGCCGCCGTCGCACCACAGGTGGCCGCCGGCATGCCGGTCGTCGGGCTGGAGCCCAGTTGCCTTGCGGCGCTGCGTCACGACGCGCCCGCGTTGCTGCCCGGGAACCCCGTGGTGCAGGCCGTGGCCGACGCGACCCACACGTTCGCGCAGTTCCTGTCGGACTGGGAGCCACCGCACGTCGGCGGGCAGGCGCTGGTGCAGACCCACTGCCATCAACATGCAGTGCTCGGGTTCGACGCCGAACGGGCCATGATGGCTGCGGCCGGGATCGAGGCGACCGTACCCGATTCCGGATGTTGTGGTCTGGCAGGAAACTTCGGCTTCGAACGCGGACACTACGAGGTGTCCAAGGCCGCCGGTGAGCGGGTCCTGCTGCCCGCCGTGCGCGACGCGGCGCCGACGACGGCGATCGTCGCCGACGGGTTCAGCTGCCGCACGCAGATCGCCCAGGGCACACCACGGCGGCCCGTGCATCTCGCGCAGGTGATCGCCGCGGCGCTGCGTCGCGGTTAG
- a CDS encoding PLP-dependent aminotransferase family protein, producing the protein MRSSTLPYATRAAGLVGSVIDSSTSLLHKQTHDIVRFAMGSPAAEAVPSEILAGIAAHQLSRPDAYDYAATEGDPPLHAALLDMLRGTSDETTAERLTITAGGMQGLDLFCKIFVDPGDLVTVESPTYTNGSATALSYGATLLEVPVDDEGMDVDALERLVADAGRKPKAIYTIPTFQNPSGVTMSLERRLRLLELARDWGSMILDDDPYGLLRFAGDPLPTLRELGGGDPLVFSVRTFSKIVAPGLRVGWVDTDPELQPLLINAKQAMDTCTNLPAQRLLAGFLTGGHLADHLVTQRAEYRRRKEAMHAALHEHFGGIARWTDPDGGFFLWVTLDGDVDATALFDVALAEGVAYIPGAAFSPSGRFANALRLCFASTPPERIREGIARLRRAVEKLRP; encoded by the coding sequence ATGAGGTCGTCCACACTCCCCTACGCCACCCGCGCCGCCGGTTTGGTCGGCTCGGTGATCGATTCCAGTACCTCGTTGCTGCACAAGCAGACCCACGACATCGTGCGGTTCGCGATGGGCAGTCCCGCAGCCGAGGCCGTCCCGTCGGAGATCCTGGCCGGTATCGCCGCTCATCAACTCAGCAGACCCGACGCCTACGACTACGCGGCCACCGAAGGTGACCCGCCGCTGCACGCCGCGCTGCTGGACATGCTGCGAGGCACCAGCGACGAGACGACCGCCGAGCGCTTGACCATCACGGCGGGCGGCATGCAGGGCCTCGACCTGTTCTGCAAGATCTTCGTCGACCCCGGTGATCTGGTCACGGTCGAATCCCCCACGTACACCAACGGCAGCGCGACCGCGCTGTCCTACGGCGCCACGCTGCTGGAGGTGCCGGTCGACGACGAGGGTATGGACGTCGACGCGCTGGAGCGGCTGGTCGCCGACGCGGGCCGCAAACCCAAGGCCATCTACACGATTCCGACGTTCCAGAACCCGTCGGGCGTGACGATGTCGCTTGAGCGCAGACTGCGCCTGCTCGAGCTGGCGCGCGACTGGGGGTCGATGATCCTCGACGACGATCCCTACGGGCTGCTGCGGTTCGCGGGCGATCCGCTGCCGACGCTGCGCGAACTGGGCGGCGGTGACCCGCTGGTGTTCTCGGTGCGGACGTTCTCGAAGATCGTCGCACCGGGCCTGCGCGTGGGATGGGTGGACACCGACCCCGAACTGCAACCGCTGCTGATCAACGCCAAACAGGCCATGGACACGTGCACCAACCTTCCCGCGCAGCGCCTGCTCGCGGGTTTCCTCACCGGCGGGCACCTCGCGGACCACCTGGTGACGCAGCGGGCCGAGTACAGGCGCCGCAAGGAGGCCATGCACGCGGCGTTGCACGAGCACTTCGGCGGCATCGCGCGGTGGACCGACCCTGACGGCGGCTTCTTCCTGTGGGTCACCCTCGACGGGGATGTCGATGCGACCGCCCTGTTCGATGTCGCCCTCGCCGAGGGTGTCGCGTACATCCCCGGTGCGGCGTTCTCACCGTCCGGCCGGTTCGCCAACGCGCTGCGCCTGTGTTTCGCGTCGACGCCACCCGAGCGGATCCGTGAGGGCATCGCGCGGCTGCGCCGGGCGGTCGAGAAGCTCAGGCCCTGA
- a CDS encoding M20 family metallopeptidase, translating into MGISAYEQAVLDRLDETLMVDLTVALVRSAGENPPGEEAATVRTLADAAAALDLEVDETQVEPGRDNISVTLNGGSGPGLLMLGHTDVVPAGTGWTTDPFGGVLRDGRIYGRGTSDMKGGLAAALAAMAALRGAGLSGPVELAALVDEEENGKGIRAYVDAVHRNYLGCITAEPTDLQTIIGARGASYVRVEIHGKACHAGNPDDGANAIYGAAAAIAEIERLHRELARQPHPLLGAATWSVGQVHGGTAGAIVPDECVLVADRRLLPGESGADVVDGLRTRLTGLADRGLSVDVSMPMEMPPFQTPADADLVLTAESALADAGGPGLPVGGWTAACDGGFIARDLGVPVVVLGPGSVTEQAHRADESVAVEQLLVAARAYVLTALRLLG; encoded by the coding sequence GTGGGCATCTCGGCATACGAGCAGGCCGTGCTGGACCGTCTCGACGAGACGCTGATGGTCGACCTGACCGTCGCGCTGGTGCGGTCGGCAGGCGAGAACCCGCCCGGTGAGGAGGCAGCGACCGTCCGGACACTGGCCGACGCGGCCGCGGCGCTCGATCTGGAGGTCGACGAGACCCAGGTCGAACCGGGCCGCGACAACATCAGCGTCACGCTGAACGGCGGTTCCGGACCGGGCCTGCTGATGCTCGGTCACACCGATGTCGTGCCGGCCGGAACCGGTTGGACCACAGACCCGTTCGGCGGTGTTCTGCGGGACGGCCGCATCTACGGGCGTGGTACGTCGGACATGAAGGGCGGGCTCGCCGCGGCGCTCGCCGCGATGGCGGCGCTGCGCGGGGCCGGGCTCAGCGGCCCTGTGGAACTCGCGGCGCTGGTCGACGAGGAGGAGAACGGCAAGGGCATCCGCGCGTATGTGGACGCTGTCCACAGGAACTACCTGGGCTGCATCACCGCCGAGCCCACGGATTTGCAGACGATCATCGGCGCCCGCGGCGCCTCCTACGTACGCGTCGAGATCCATGGAAAGGCCTGCCACGCCGGCAATCCCGATGACGGGGCCAACGCGATCTACGGTGCGGCGGCGGCGATCGCGGAGATCGAGCGGTTGCACCGGGAACTCGCGCGGCAACCGCATCCACTGTTGGGCGCGGCGACGTGGAGCGTAGGGCAGGTGCACGGCGGCACCGCGGGCGCCATCGTCCCCGACGAGTGCGTGCTGGTCGCCGACCGCAGGCTGTTGCCAGGCGAATCAGGCGCGGACGTGGTCGACGGCCTGCGCACGCGCCTCACCGGACTGGCCGATCGCGGTCTGAGTGTCGACGTGTCGATGCCCATGGAGATGCCGCCTTTCCAGACCCCCGCCGACGCCGATCTGGTGCTGACCGCCGAGTCCGCGCTCGCCGACGCCGGCGGCCCCGGCCTGCCCGTCGGGGGCTGGACCGCCGCGTGCGACGGCGGGTTCATCGCGCGTGATCTCGGCGTGCCCGTCGTGGTGCTGGGCCCGGGCTCGGTCACCGAGCAGGCACACCGCGCCGACGAATCCGTCGCTGTCGAGCAGCTTCTCGTCGCGGCGCGTGCGTATGTGCTGACGGCGCTGCGGTTGTTGGGCTAA
- a CDS encoding M24 family metallopeptidase → MIADPAEYAGRLQRVHERMRTQSLSALVVCDPANIFYLTGYAAWSFYTPQCLVVPADGDPHLFLRAMDAAGAASLCNVAAERIHGYPEDLVHRPDTHPFRWIAAAVRSLIPAGEPVGVEGDANYFSPRAYFALAEGLPANRLVDAGELVNWVRLVKSPYEIGQLQIAGAIAEHAMRTACERIEPGRRQCDLVADILTAQTIGVDGHGGDFPAIVPMLPTGDAAGTPHCTWTDQPFLDGEATTIELAGVHGRYHAPLARTVMLGEPPQRLAETAKITAEAMQATLEAIRPGATGASVHRAFDDVIRPHGLRKDSRLGYSIGIGFPPDWGERTVSLRREDTAELAAGMAFHVILGMWMDGWGYELSEPIVVTPTGFERLTNLPHELTIRR, encoded by the coding sequence ATGATCGCGGACCCGGCTGAGTACGCGGGTCGCCTACAGCGCGTGCACGAGCGCATGCGGACACAGTCACTGTCTGCGCTCGTGGTGTGCGACCCGGCCAACATCTTCTACCTCACCGGCTACGCCGCGTGGTCCTTCTACACCCCGCAGTGCCTGGTGGTCCCCGCCGACGGCGATCCGCACCTGTTCCTGCGGGCGATGGATGCCGCCGGTGCGGCGTCGCTGTGCAATGTCGCGGCCGAGCGCATCCACGGCTACCCCGAGGATCTGGTGCACCGGCCGGACACCCACCCGTTCAGGTGGATCGCCGCGGCGGTCAGGTCGCTGATCCCCGCCGGTGAGCCGGTGGGCGTCGAAGGCGACGCCAACTACTTCTCCCCGCGCGCGTACTTCGCGCTCGCAGAAGGCCTTCCGGCGAACCGTCTGGTCGACGCCGGGGAACTGGTCAACTGGGTCCGGCTGGTCAAGTCCCCCTACGAGATCGGTCAACTGCAGATCGCCGGTGCCATCGCCGAACACGCCATGCGGACCGCGTGTGAACGAATCGAGCCGGGCCGCAGGCAATGTGACCTCGTCGCCGACATCCTCACCGCACAGACCATCGGCGTGGACGGGCACGGCGGCGACTTCCCGGCGATCGTGCCGATGCTTCCGACCGGTGACGCGGCCGGGACGCCCCACTGCACCTGGACCGACCAGCCGTTCCTCGACGGCGAGGCCACCACGATCGAACTGGCCGGGGTCCACGGCCGTTACCACGCACCCCTTGCCCGGACCGTCATGCTCGGTGAGCCGCCGCAACGCCTGGCCGAGACCGCGAAGATCACCGCCGAGGCCATGCAGGCGACGCTCGAGGCGATCCGGCCCGGCGCCACGGGCGCTTCCGTACACCGCGCGTTCGACGACGTGATCCGGCCGCACGGGCTGCGGAAGGATTCTCGGCTCGGTTACTCGATCGGCATCGGGTTCCCACCCGACTGGGGCGAGCGCACGGTCAGCCTGCGTCGCGAGGACACCGCCGAACTCGCCGCGGGCATGGCGTTCCACGTCATCCTCGGAATGTGGATGGACGGCTGGGGCTACGAACTGTCCGAGCCGATCGTGGTCACCCCCACCGGGTTCGAGCGCCTGACGAACCTGCCACACGAACTCACGATCAGGAGGTGA